The following are from one region of the Geoalkalibacter subterraneus genome:
- a CDS encoding response regulator, whose product MNGTILIVEDERKLAELLSDYLKQAGFSTHILSDGREVAPWVREQAPELVLLDLMLPGRDGMDVCRDLRGFSRVPIIMVTARVEEIDRLLGLELGADDYICKPFSPREVVARVKAVLRRTSDDQDAAHAGLELDAGRLRATLSGQDLGLTAVEFKLLAFLGNHPGRIYGREQLMDHIYPDERIVSDRTIDSHIKKLRKKIAAVDPSRELIRSVYGAGYTFDPQ is encoded by the coding sequence ATGAACGGTACGATTCTCATTGTCGAGGATGAACGCAAGCTGGCTGAGCTGCTGTCCGATTACCTCAAGCAGGCCGGCTTTTCAACCCACATCCTCAGCGACGGCCGCGAGGTTGCCCCATGGGTGCGCGAACAGGCGCCCGAACTGGTTCTGCTCGATCTGATGCTGCCCGGCCGCGATGGCATGGATGTGTGTCGCGACCTGCGCGGTTTTTCCCGGGTGCCGATCATCATGGTGACGGCGCGGGTCGAAGAGATCGACCGCCTTCTCGGCTTGGAGCTTGGCGCCGACGATTATATCTGCAAGCCGTTCAGCCCGCGGGAGGTGGTGGCGCGAGTGAAAGCCGTTCTGCGACGCACCTCGGATGACCAGGATGCTGCTCATGCGGGACTGGAACTCGATGCGGGCCGATTGCGGGCAACGCTGAGCGGGCAGGACCTTGGATTGACCGCGGTGGAATTCAAACTGCTCGCCTTCCTGGGCAACCACCCGGGACGCATCTATGGCCGGGAACAGCTGATGGATCACATCTACCCGGACGAGCGCATCGTCAGCGACCGCACCATCGACAGCCATATTAAGAAGCTGCGCAAGAAGATTGCGGCAGTCGATCCGTCTCGGGAGCTAATCCGTTCAGTCTATGGAGCCGGATATACGTTTGACCCGCAGTGA
- a CDS encoding ATP-binding protein, producing MGLKSKLFAVLLGVACTVILGMFLLMQWSFDRGFLRYVHTVEKQRLASLSQVLEQRWEEWGDWEVLRGNRMLWRELLRDSLVADPVVADSDVEISSRNGMPMPRMGEGHFMRRLVLLDEQRRPVHAVADADEARDFLSLTADGEVIGYLGLVPQRHLSTMHQLEFAQEQRRSFFIIALLVAGGAALLALPLATTLLRRVRALTDATHQLATGNYDVRVNEGARDELGRLAQDFNRLAQTLENNEIARRQWIADISHELRTPLAVLRGEIDAMQDGVRPTDSAAIESLHGEAMRLHRLVDDLYQLSLADLGALTYRKQSVDPVAVLAEAVAEFRPALDRARINVDNRAHPLAGGMVSADRERIYQLYANLLANVLKYTDPGGRLEIDADCEDERMIVEIQDSAPGVPQEALPRLFDRLYRVEHSRSRATGGAGLGLSICRAIVDAHGGTIEAHPSKLGGVLIRIIFPLEERL from the coding sequence ATGGGCCTCAAATCAAAACTTTTTGCCGTCCTTCTCGGCGTCGCCTGTACTGTCATCCTCGGCATGTTTCTGCTGATGCAGTGGAGCTTCGACCGGGGGTTTCTGCGCTATGTCCATACGGTTGAAAAGCAGCGTCTTGCGTCGCTGTCCCAAGTCCTCGAGCAGCGCTGGGAGGAGTGGGGCGACTGGGAGGTGTTGCGCGGTAACCGGATGTTGTGGCGGGAGTTGCTACGCGACAGCCTGGTCGCCGATCCTGTCGTGGCGGATTCGGATGTGGAGATTTCCTCTCGCAACGGCATGCCGATGCCACGCATGGGGGAAGGGCATTTTATGCGGCGGCTGGTACTGCTCGATGAACAACGTCGGCCTGTGCATGCAGTTGCCGATGCGGACGAGGCCCGTGATTTTCTCTCTTTAACGGCGGATGGGGAGGTGATTGGTTACCTGGGCCTTGTTCCCCAACGCCATCTTTCCACCATGCACCAGCTTGAATTCGCTCAGGAGCAGAGGCGCTCTTTCTTTATTATCGCCCTGTTGGTGGCCGGCGGCGCGGCGCTGCTGGCGCTGCCGTTGGCGACTACTCTGCTGCGGCGGGTGCGGGCGCTGACCGATGCCACCCATCAGCTTGCGACCGGCAACTATGATGTGCGGGTTAATGAGGGGGCCCGCGATGAATTGGGACGTCTGGCGCAGGATTTCAACCGCCTGGCGCAGACCCTGGAGAACAACGAGATCGCGCGGCGCCAGTGGATCGCCGATATCTCCCATGAATTGCGCACGCCGCTGGCGGTGCTGCGCGGTGAAATCGATGCGATGCAGGACGGAGTGCGCCCCACAGATTCTGCGGCAATCGAGTCGCTGCATGGCGAAGCGATGCGGCTGCATCGACTGGTTGATGATCTCTACCAGCTGTCGCTGGCTGACCTCGGTGCTCTGACCTACCGGAAGCAGTCTGTTGATCCGGTGGCTGTGCTGGCCGAGGCGGTGGCTGAATTCCGGCCGGCTCTTGATCGCGCACGAATCAATGTGGATAATCGAGCGCATCCTCTTGCAGGCGGTATGGTTTCGGCGGATCGCGAGCGAATTTATCAGCTTTATGCCAATCTGCTGGCCAATGTCCTTAAATACACCGACCCCGGTGGAAGGCTTGAAATCGATGCCGACTGTGAGGATGAGCGGATGATCGTCGAAATCCAGGACAGCGCGCCTGGGGTTCCGCAGGAGGCGCTGCCGCGCCTGTTCGACCGTCTCTACCGGGTTGAGCACTCCCGCAGCCGCGCTACCGGAGGGGCCGGCCTCGGTCTTTCCATCTGCCGCGCCATCGTCGATGCACACGGCGGGACGATCGAGGCGCATCCATCAAAGCTGGGCGGGGTATTGATCCGCATCATCTTTCCCCTGGAGGAGAGGTTATGA